The Cyclobacteriaceae bacterium genome includes a region encoding these proteins:
- a CDS encoding NifU family protein, translating to MTTATQLNSEDLAQRIESSLDSIRPYLEADGGNVRILEITKDNVVRLEFMGNCSNCAMSTMTFKAGVEEAIRKSVPEIRSIEVVNLTSL from the coding sequence ATGACAACCGCTACCCAGTTGAATTCTGAAGACCTCGCACAGCGAATTGAATCTTCCCTTGATAGCATCAGGCCCTACCTCGAAGCAGATGGTGGCAATGTCAGGATATTAGAGATCACAAAAGACAACGTTGTGCGACTAGAATTTATGGGTAATTGCAGCAACTGCGCCATGTCAACTATGACTTTCAAAGCAGGCGTAGAAGAAGCTATTCGCAAATCCGTTCCTGAAATCCGGTCTATTGAGGTGGTCAATTTGACCTCACTTTAA
- a CDS encoding bifunctional 3,4-dihydroxy-2-butanone-4-phosphate synthase/GTP cyclohydrolase II: MSKEIKLDRIEEGIEAIKNGKMIIVVDDEDRENEGDFVCAAEAITADIVNFMAREGRGLICVPLVEDRCEQLGLDLMVGKNTAIFETPFTVSVDLIGHGCTTGISAHDRYQTIRALANPETKPEELGKPGHIFPLKARKEGVLRRAGHTEAAIDFARLAGFSPAGVLVEIMNEDGTMARLPDLRKVADKFDLKLVSIKDLIAYRMKTECQVRRRVDVAMPTEFGDFKLAAYEQIDSGELHLALIKGEWKKDEAVLVRVHSSCVTGDIFGSCRCDCGTQLHVAMKMVENEGRGVVLYMKQEGRGIGLLNKLKAYKLQEEGLDTVEANLQLGFDMDNRDYGIGAQILHDLGITKLKLITNNPKKRVGLTGYGLEIVENVPIETIPNRHNERYLKTKRDKLGHTILKHL; encoded by the coding sequence ATGAGCAAAGAAATAAAGCTTGACCGAATAGAAGAGGGGATTGAAGCCATCAAAAATGGTAAGATGATCATTGTGGTGGATGATGAAGACCGTGAAAATGAAGGTGATTTTGTCTGTGCGGCAGAAGCCATCACTGCAGATATCGTGAACTTTATGGCACGCGAAGGCAGAGGACTTATCTGTGTTCCGTTAGTGGAAGACCGCTGTGAGCAGCTTGGTCTTGATCTCATGGTGGGAAAGAACACCGCCATCTTTGAAACTCCGTTTACCGTTTCCGTCGATTTGATTGGTCATGGTTGTACTACGGGCATTTCTGCTCATGATCGCTATCAAACGATTCGTGCACTGGCCAATCCTGAAACAAAACCTGAAGAGCTTGGAAAGCCAGGACATATCTTCCCGCTAAAGGCAAGAAAAGAAGGCGTTCTCAGAAGAGCAGGTCATACAGAAGCAGCTATTGACTTTGCAAGACTTGCCGGATTCAGTCCTGCAGGGGTTCTGGTGGAGATCATGAATGAAGACGGCACGATGGCACGATTGCCTGACCTGAGAAAGGTGGCTGATAAATTTGACCTGAAGCTCGTATCGATCAAGGACCTGATAGCATACAGGATGAAAACCGAATGCCAGGTTCGCAGACGCGTGGATGTAGCAATGCCGACAGAGTTCGGTGACTTTAAGCTTGCGGCTTATGAACAGATCGATAGTGGTGAACTGCACCTCGCTCTTATCAAAGGGGAGTGGAAGAAGGATGAAGCTGTCCTTGTGAGAGTTCATTCTTCCTGTGTGACAGGAGATATTTTCGGTTCATGCCGTTGTGATTGCGGAACGCAGCTTCATGTGGCAATGAAAATGGTAGAGAACGAAGGCAGGGGTGTTGTTCTTTATATGAAGCAGGAAGGACGAGGCATTGGTCTGCTGAATAAACTGAAAGCATACAAGCTTCAGGAAGAAGGACTGGATACCGTGGAGGCAAATCTTCAGCTGGGATTCGATATGGATAACAGAGATTATGGTATCGGAGCACAGATATTACATGATCTGGGTATTACCAAGCTTAAGCTGATCACCAACAATCCAAAGAAGAGAGTAGGTCTTACAGGCTATGGCCTTGAGATCGTGGAAAATGTTCCTATTGAAACAATACCGAACCGGCACAACGAACGTTATCTGAAAACCAAACGTGACAAACTGGGTCATACGATTTTAAAACATCTATGA
- a CDS encoding PASTA domain-containing protein, protein MKFKFPFQGKTTLGSVIASFGLAIGIILLLGVAYFYVYLPNSTNHGEEIPIPDLTGKSIAEIETILTPFNLRYEIGDSAYSASYPPLTVLQQFPKAGHFVKENRKIYISINRKSPPTLPLPNLFGEGNSGSLLNAEAVLKSNELKRGRIIYQRHPNRDLLIEIRMNGQVILPGIRIPKGSVIDLVVGDGAGASDFVMGNFVGMTYENALLRLDNLSLHLGSVLIPEGADTTDIISYVLKQSPAVGDSVSVGDPVSLWIGPKGYKIEEEENQ, encoded by the coding sequence ATGAAATTTAAGTTTCCATTTCAGGGAAAGACAACACTTGGCTCCGTGATTGCTTCATTCGGACTTGCGATAGGAATTATCCTTTTGCTGGGTGTCGCTTACTTCTATGTGTATCTGCCGAATTCCACGAATCATGGTGAAGAGATTCCGATTCCTGATCTTACCGGAAAGAGTATTGCTGAAATAGAAACTATCCTGACTCCCTTCAACCTTCGCTATGAGATTGGAGACTCAGCATACTCTGCAAGCTATCCTCCTCTCACGGTTCTTCAGCAGTTTCCAAAAGCAGGTCACTTCGTTAAGGAGAACAGAAAAATATATATATCCATTAATAGAAAATCGCCACCCACCTTACCTCTTCCGAATCTTTTTGGCGAAGGTAATTCTGGCTCATTGCTGAATGCTGAAGCTGTATTGAAGAGTAATGAATTGAAACGTGGAAGGATCATTTACCAGCGGCATCCGAATCGCGATCTGTTGATTGAGATCCGCATGAATGGACAGGTTATATTGCCGGGAATTCGAATTCCGAAGGGATCTGTCATTGATCTCGTCGTTGGAGACGGTGCTGGCGCCAGCGATTTTGTGATGGGTAATTTTGTGGGCATGACGTATGAGAATGCCCTGCTAAGGCTTGATAACCTGAGTTTGCACCTCGGCTCTGTTCTAATTCCGGAGGGCGCAGATACTACAGACATCATTTCCTACGTTTTAAAACAATCTCCGGCGGTGGGTGATTCCGTCAGTGTTGGAGATCCTGTAAGTCTCTGGATCGGTCCAAAGGGTTACAAAATCGAAGAGGAAGAGAATCAATAA
- a CDS encoding T9SS type A sorting domain-containing protein encodes MNRIHALLFFASVFLQLLKSDFAVGQERCGTVAYEAMMNSAVKLKKEQQFEQWMLNKINENKMRVFQTLGTQSVSYKIPVVVHVIHNGETVGAGTNISEAQILSQIQVMNDDFKRLNADAVNTPSEFLPFAGSIDIEFVMAKQDPNGFASNGITRTKGNKTSYNLSDNATYKALNYWPAEDYFNIWVVNFSGGLLGYAQLPTINPALLGGLEDSSTERLTDGITIHYRVFGSGSEFDLIAQFNKGRTATHEAGHFFGLRHIWGDDNCATDYVNDTPKQTTNSAGCPDNPQASCDIPAKPHKMFQNFMDYTNDMCMNIFTQNQADRMDIVMQNSVRRSTLPTSHGLNFPPGFSNDLGISEVLSPGLVMCESTPAIKLLIKNFSTTPITSFSIRRVLNGSTPVIQEFSNVSIGIGDEQLFQLNPVTVVTGKNDISLTILSPNGLPDSGPANNSKTFRTYLDQSTDTAPLRINFDQEGEKSWFIAPPIGAQPWKSVITNKSNSLVYEGYNNSTLGEESWFVSPVLDFSNNTNNSLFFDLSYGQRLPAEDRLKVLVSYDCGLTYSETIFDQGGNDFRSAVTSSPWVPTVNADWKQQYLIINQLSGKKNIRLAIVAANQHGNNLYIDNLEIFADSSPTPPIPTDQFRLYYTNRSSLTDIALSFNLPVKKDVRLQIFSLMGQIVADNMLPETINQTYYFDLGVQARGIYLFRLQIDQQVTTTKVFIGH; translated from the coding sequence ATGAACCGCATTCACGCTCTATTATTTTTCGCAAGCGTCTTCCTGCAGCTTTTAAAATCCGATTTTGCTGTTGGACAGGAACGATGCGGCACCGTTGCGTATGAAGCGATGATGAATTCGGCCGTCAAGCTGAAAAAGGAACAACAGTTTGAGCAATGGATGCTCAATAAGATAAATGAAAATAAGATGAGAGTCTTCCAGACACTGGGAACTCAATCAGTCTCTTATAAAATTCCCGTCGTCGTTCATGTTATTCACAACGGAGAAACGGTTGGAGCCGGCACAAACATTTCCGAAGCGCAGATCCTTTCTCAGATTCAGGTGATGAATGACGACTTCAAAAGATTAAATGCTGATGCCGTCAACACGCCTTCTGAATTCCTCCCGTTTGCCGGAAGCATTGACATTGAATTTGTCATGGCGAAGCAGGATCCTAACGGCTTTGCTTCCAATGGCATCACCCGCACAAAAGGAAACAAGACTTCATACAATCTTTCTGACAATGCAACATACAAAGCACTTAACTACTGGCCTGCTGAAGATTACTTTAATATCTGGGTAGTAAATTTCTCCGGAGGACTTCTTGGCTACGCTCAACTGCCAACGATCAATCCTGCTCTTCTGGGTGGACTGGAAGATTCTTCAACTGAACGACTTACCGATGGAATAACAATACACTATAGGGTTTTTGGTTCCGGATCAGAATTCGATCTGATAGCGCAATTCAATAAAGGACGCACTGCTACTCATGAAGCAGGGCACTTCTTCGGACTAAGACATATCTGGGGCGATGATAATTGTGCTACTGACTATGTTAATGACACTCCCAAACAGACTACAAACTCTGCAGGATGTCCTGACAATCCTCAAGCTTCCTGCGACATTCCAGCCAAGCCGCATAAGATGTTTCAGAACTTTATGGACTACACGAATGATATGTGTATGAACATCTTCACCCAGAACCAGGCCGACCGGATGGACATCGTGATGCAGAACAGCGTGAGACGATCAACCCTTCCCACCTCTCATGGCCTGAATTTTCCTCCTGGCTTTTCAAATGATCTTGGGATCAGTGAAGTTCTCAGTCCCGGGTTGGTGATGTGTGAATCCACACCTGCTATTAAACTGCTCATTAAGAATTTCAGCACCACTCCCATTACAAGTTTCTCAATAAGAAGAGTATTAAACGGAAGCACCCCCGTCATTCAGGAGTTTAGCAATGTGTCTATTGGTATCGGCGACGAGCAACTGTTTCAATTGAATCCTGTTACAGTAGTAACGGGAAAAAATGATATCTCCCTTACCATTCTTAGTCCTAACGGATTACCCGATTCAGGGCCAGCCAATAACAGTAAAACATTCAGGACTTATCTTGATCAATCAACAGACACTGCTCCACTACGGATAAACTTTGATCAGGAAGGAGAAAAATCCTGGTTCATTGCTCCGCCTATTGGCGCACAACCCTGGAAGAGCGTCATCACCAATAAAAGCAATTCACTTGTATATGAGGGTTACAACAACTCTACCCTTGGAGAAGAGTCGTGGTTTGTTAGTCCTGTGTTGGATTTTTCGAACAACACCAATAATAGTTTATTCTTTGACCTGAGCTATGGCCAGCGATTGCCGGCAGAAGACCGGTTGAAAGTTCTTGTGTCGTATGACTGTGGATTAACTTATTCAGAAACAATCTTTGATCAGGGAGGAAACGACTTCAGATCGGCCGTTACTTCTTCACCATGGGTGCCCACTGTGAATGCAGACTGGAAGCAGCAATATCTTATCATCAATCAGCTATCAGGGAAAAAGAACATTCGCCTTGCTATCGTCGCAGCCAATCAGCATGGCAACAATTTATATATTGACAACCTGGAGATCTTTGCAGACAGCAGTCCTACTCCACCGATTCCGACTGATCAGTTCAGATTATATTATACCAACCGGAGCAGTCTGACAGACATAGCTCTTTCATTCAATTTGCCTGTCAAAAAAGATGTAAGGCTTCAGATCTTCTCACTGATGGGACAGATCGTGGCAGATAACATGCTGCCGGAGACAATCAATCAGACCTACTACTTTGACCTTGGCGTTCAGGCAAGGGGCATATATCTTTTCCGACTTCAGATCGACCAGCAGGTCACCACAACGAAAGTATTCATCGGGCATTAA
- a CDS encoding D-alanine--D-alanine ligase, which yields MGKINVAILYGGRSVEHAVSVNSAKNIFEFIDRKKFNPIPIGITQKGKWHLTKDVNKNIQKGKPLSIQLDPKNPVLKDGSKKISADVVFTLLHGTDGEDGSIQGLLKSLDLPVVGTGVLGSSLSMNKIVAKRLLREAGIPVTEFIAVNFYDAVKPSFEDIKAKLGLPFMVKSASLGSSVGVTKVNTKADFAPAVEESFRYDHELLFEKYVKGREIECAVLGNGKPEASLPGEIIISKEYEFYTFDAKYVDGKAVTIDVPAKLPKAASEKIRILSVKAFQALKCEDYARVDLFFAENTGEVYVNEINTIPGFTNSSMFPMMWKERGISFTDLITKLIHLSLERNKLNERIQHNFASSLKF from the coding sequence ATGGGCAAAATCAACGTAGCAATTCTTTATGGCGGACGTTCTGTAGAACACGCTGTGTCAGTCAATTCAGCCAAAAACATCTTCGAATTCATAGATCGCAAGAAATTCAATCCGATCCCGATTGGCATTACACAAAAAGGGAAATGGCATCTTACGAAGGATGTTAATAAGAATATTCAGAAAGGAAAGCCTTTATCCATTCAGCTGGATCCCAAGAATCCAGTCCTGAAAGACGGTTCAAAAAAGATCTCCGCAGATGTTGTTTTCACGCTCCTGCATGGCACCGACGGCGAAGATGGAAGCATACAGGGATTATTAAAATCTCTTGATCTGCCGGTTGTCGGAACAGGAGTATTGGGTTCATCTCTTTCGATGAACAAGATCGTTGCCAAAAGACTTTTGCGTGAAGCAGGCATTCCGGTAACGGAGTTTATTGCGGTCAATTTCTATGACGCAGTCAAACCATCCTTTGAAGATATCAAAGCAAAGCTGGGCTTACCGTTTATGGTAAAGTCTGCAAGCCTTGGTTCATCAGTAGGTGTTACAAAAGTTAACACCAAAGCGGACTTCGCTCCTGCCGTTGAGGAGTCTTTCCGGTATGATCATGAATTGCTTTTCGAGAAATATGTAAAGGGAAGAGAGATTGAGTGCGCCGTGCTGGGCAATGGAAAACCGGAAGCCTCCTTGCCGGGAGAAATCATCATCAGCAAAGAATATGAATTCTATACGTTTGATGCCAAGTATGTCGATGGCAAAGCGGTAACGATTGATGTTCCTGCAAAACTTCCAAAGGCTGCTTCTGAAAAGATCCGCATTCTTTCTGTAAAAGCGTTTCAGGCATTGAAATGTGAGGACTACGCAAGAGTAGATCTCTTCTTTGCTGAAAATACCGGTGAAGTGTATGTCAATGAGATCAACACCATTCCCGGATTCACAAACTCAAGCATGTTTCCAATGATGTGGAAGGAACGTGGAATATCATTTACAGACCTTATTACGAAATTGATTCACCTTTCCCTGGAAAGAAATAAATTGAATGAAAGGATCCAACATAACTTTGCATCGTCTTTAAAATTCTAA
- the dnaG gene encoding DNA primase codes for MISRETIDEVKSRVDIVDVISDFISLKRSGVNYKAMSPFSNEKTPSFFVVPAKGIFKDFSSGKGGDAITFVMEHEGMSYLEAIRFLGKKYGVEIQETVVSDELREQQSEREGLYILMNFAKDYYHQNLFESEEGKAIGLSYFRERGFNDRSIQKFELGYALEGWNNLSDEAIKKNYNKDLLEKTGLIVKNEEGRTYDRFRGRVIFPVHNLSGKVIAFGARMLGKDKNQPKYINSPETEIYHKSNVLYGLYQAKNAIRQKDNCFLVEGYTDVLSMHQSDVENVVASSGTALTEEQIKLIKRFTENVTVLFDGDAAGIKAALRGIDLILKGGLNVRVVLLPDNDDPDSYSKKVGTSEFQKYLAQKSQDFISFKSGLFAAEAGNDPIRKAESIKEIVGSIALIPDPIKRSVYLQETSHQLKIGESVLLTELNKLLIEERKKREKDGSQPSRNPFNPAEIIEHIADATTVSPDAKDVLFYPEREAIRLMLNYMDNAFDDEKVVDFMIHELDDVEFSSDVFRDIYNHIHEVIREGGIPSSDELILNGSPEVKNAVAGLMTSKYHISPHWKKKNIYVPEETENLSHAVTNNVLFYKFRIIQKMISDNLLKIREAEASGNDSLLEETMGQQQELKNAERELASRLTIVVSK; via the coding sequence TTGATCAGCAGGGAGACCATAGATGAAGTGAAGAGCCGCGTTGACATTGTCGACGTGATCAGCGACTTTATTTCCCTGAAGCGATCAGGCGTGAATTACAAGGCGATGAGCCCTTTCAGCAATGAAAAGACTCCTTCGTTTTTCGTGGTTCCCGCCAAGGGAATTTTCAAAGATTTCAGCAGCGGCAAAGGGGGAGATGCGATCACTTTTGTGATGGAGCATGAAGGCATGAGCTACCTCGAAGCCATTCGTTTCCTTGGAAAGAAATATGGTGTTGAGATACAGGAGACTGTTGTCTCCGATGAGCTGCGTGAGCAGCAAAGTGAACGTGAAGGACTTTACATCCTCATGAACTTTGCAAAAGACTACTATCACCAGAATTTATTTGAATCTGAAGAAGGCAAAGCAATCGGGTTGAGTTATTTCCGTGAACGCGGATTCAACGATCGCTCGATTCAGAAGTTTGAACTTGGCTATGCACTGGAGGGATGGAATAATCTCAGCGATGAAGCCATTAAGAAGAATTATAACAAAGACCTGCTGGAGAAGACAGGCCTTATCGTAAAGAATGAAGAGGGTCGTACCTATGATCGCTTCCGCGGAAGGGTAATCTTTCCGGTTCATAATTTATCCGGAAAGGTAATTGCGTTTGGTGCCCGGATGCTGGGGAAAGACAAGAACCAGCCCAAGTACATCAACTCGCCTGAGACGGAAATCTATCATAAGAGCAATGTGCTCTATGGTTTGTACCAGGCGAAGAATGCGATTCGTCAAAAGGATAATTGCTTCCTTGTAGAAGGATATACAGATGTTCTCTCAATGCATCAATCGGATGTGGAGAACGTGGTAGCATCTTCCGGTACCGCTCTTACGGAAGAGCAGATCAAGCTGATCAAACGATTCACTGAGAATGTTACGGTCTTGTTTGATGGTGACGCAGCAGGTATCAAAGCAGCGCTTCGAGGCATTGATCTTATCCTCAAAGGTGGATTGAACGTGCGTGTGGTTCTATTACCAGACAACGACGATCCTGATAGCTATTCAAAGAAAGTAGGAACTTCAGAATTCCAGAAATACCTCGCACAGAAATCCCAGGATTTCATTTCATTCAAGTCCGGACTTTTTGCTGCAGAGGCTGGCAATGATCCCATCCGGAAAGCAGAGTCAATCAAAGAGATAGTTGGAAGCATTGCATTGATCCCGGATCCCATCAAAAGATCTGTTTATCTGCAGGAGACAAGCCATCAGTTAAAGATCGGAGAATCAGTTCTGCTCACAGAGCTTAACAAGCTTCTCATTGAAGAGAGAAAGAAAAGGGAAAAAGACGGATCACAACCATCAAGAAATCCCTTTAATCCTGCCGAGATCATTGAGCATATCGCCGATGCAACTACAGTCTCTCCGGATGCAAAAGATGTGTTGTTCTATCCTGAGCGTGAAGCCATCAGGCTAATGCTGAACTACATGGACAATGCCTTTGACGATGAGAAGGTGGTGGACTTTATGATTCACGAACTGGACGATGTAGAATTCTCCAGTGATGTATTCCGTGATATCTATAATCATATTCATGAAGTTATTCGCGAAGGTGGAATTCCCAGCAGTGATGAGTTGATTTTGAATGGAAGCCCTGAGGTAAAAAATGCTGTAGCCGGCCTCATGACTTCAAAATATCACATAAGCCCGCACTGGAAGAAGAAGAATATTTATGTTCCTGAAGAGACAGAGAATCTTTCTCATGCTGTAACAAACAATGTTCTGTTCTATAAATTCAGGATCATTCAGAAAATGATCAGTGACAATCTCCTGAAAATCCGTGAGGCAGAGGCTTCCGGAAATGATTCTCTTCTGGAAGAAACCATGGGGCAGCAACAGGAACTTAAAAACGCCGAACGCGAACTGGCATCGCGATTGACAATTGTAGTGTCTAAATAG
- a CDS encoding Mrp/NBP35 family ATP-binding protein yields the protein MTKEDIIKALSTVNDPDLKQDLVTLNMIRDVEVGADRVSFTVVLTTPACPLKEVIRRDCEQAVRKVVGKDMPVDIRMTSSVTTMRDNTPILPGVKNIIAIASGKGGVGKSTVTSNLAVALAMSGAKVGLIDADISGPSVPVMFNCERDQPEVKVVNGKNYILPLEQYGVKLISIGFLAPPDSAVVWRGPMASSALKQFITDTIWGDLDYLFIDLPPGTSDIHLTLVQTVPVTGAVIVTTPQKVALADATKGLNMFRQPAINVPILGIVENMAYFTPEELPENKYYIFGKDGGKNLSEKFGVPLIGQIPLVQSIRESGDSGLPAVMKEGPTADAFIELAETLARQIAIRNANFANTKKVEITV from the coding sequence TTGACAAAAGAAGATATAATTAAGGCCTTATCTACTGTAAATGACCCTGATCTGAAACAGGACCTGGTGACCTTAAACATGATCCGTGATGTGGAGGTAGGCGCTGATCGCGTGAGCTTTACAGTTGTTTTAACTACTCCGGCCTGCCCATTGAAAGAAGTGATCCGCCGGGATTGCGAACAGGCAGTCAGAAAAGTGGTCGGAAAGGATATGCCTGTTGATATCAGAATGACCTCTTCTGTTACCACCATGAGAGACAATACTCCCATCCTCCCGGGTGTTAAAAATATTATTGCCATTGCTTCCGGAAAAGGTGGCGTTGGAAAGTCTACCGTTACCAGCAACCTCGCCGTCGCATTGGCTATGTCCGGAGCAAAAGTTGGCCTCATTGATGCCGACATTTCAGGACCTTCGGTACCCGTGATGTTCAACTGTGAAAGGGATCAGCCGGAAGTGAAGGTTGTCAACGGAAAAAACTACATCCTGCCTCTTGAGCAATATGGAGTGAAGCTGATTTCCATCGGATTTCTTGCTCCACCAGATAGTGCTGTGGTCTGGAGAGGTCCTATGGCAAGCTCAGCACTCAAACAATTTATAACGGATACCATCTGGGGCGATCTGGATTATCTCTTCATTGATCTTCCTCCCGGCACCAGCGATATACATCTTACATTGGTTCAAACCGTGCCTGTCACGGGAGCTGTTATCGTAACGACGCCTCAGAAAGTTGCCCTGGCAGATGCCACCAAAGGACTTAATATGTTCCGTCAGCCTGCCATCAATGTTCCTATTCTCGGGATCGTTGAAAACATGGCATATTTTACTCCCGAAGAGCTGCCGGAGAATAAGTACTATATATTTGGTAAGGACGGCGGCAAGAACTTATCTGAGAAATTCGGGGTTCCATTGATCGGCCAGATACCGTTGGTTCAAAGTATCCGCGAAAGCGGCGACAGTGGACTTCCGGCAGTCATGAAAGAGGGTCCGACGGCAGATGCTTTCATTGAACTTGCTGAAACCCTGGCGCGTCAAATTGCCATTAGAAATGCTAACTTTGCAAATACCAAAAAAGTTGAGATCACTGTATGA